Proteins from one Oryza sativa Japonica Group chromosome 12, ASM3414082v1 genomic window:
- the LOC107277042 gene encoding GDSL esterase/lipase At1g71250, translating into MALLPLLLLLLLRIVASAPASLPATALFVLGDSTASCAATTLPINLSLTSSSGTCLFPSAHRLLPDLLAAKMGLPPPPLISTLNGTAAEVARGVNFAGEDGGRGAIFRLGAVGQQLRLATETLQLLRLEAPTPQDADAAAARAVFILSFGTDAYARVLSRGSEADASAPKHGRRGLARLLADRVARAVEELYEAGARRTAVMGVAPLGCAPRVMWEGLHVVDGRSCVEEANELVQGYSARVAARLAALRPRLPGADIVFCDIYKGIMDIITHPARFGFDETRKACCGLGPFGGTVGCLTKEMVCPTPQRHVWWDLYSPTEVVTSLLANWSWSAPSHSNTTICRPITLEMLTGHMSPISPSKS; encoded by the exons ATGGCGCTCCTCCCCCtgttgcttctgctgctgctccgcATCGTCGCCTCCGCCCCGGCCTCGctgccggccaccgccctcTTCGTCCTCGGCGACTCCACCGCcagctgcgccgccaccacacTCCCCATCAACCTctccctcacctcctcctccggcaccTGTCTCTTCCCCTccgcccaccgcctcctccccgaTCTCCTCG CCGCCAAGATgggcctcccgccgccgcccctcatCTCGACGCTcaacggcacggcggcggaggtggccagGGGCGTCAACTTCGCCGGCGAGgatggcgggcgcggcgcgatcTTCCGCTTGGGCGCCGTGGGGCAGCAGCTGCGGCTGGCCACCGAGACGCTGCAGCTGCTGCGGCTGGAGGCCCCGACGCCGCAggacgcggacgcggcggcggcgcgcgcggtgtTCATCCTGTCCTTCGGCACCGACGCGTACGCGCGCGTGCTCTCCCGCGGGTCGGAGGCCGACGCGTCGGCGCCCAagcacggccgccgcggcctcgcccgcctcctcgccgaccgcgtcgcccgcgccgtcgaggAGCTGTACGAGGCCggggcgaggaggacggcggtgaTGGGGGTGGCGCCGCTGGGGTGCGCGCCGCGGGTGATGTGGGAGGGGCTGCACGTCGTGGATGGCCGGAGCTGCGTGGAGGAGGCGAACGAGCTCGTCCAGGGGTACAgcgcgagggtggcggcgcggctggcggcgctGCGGCCGCGGCTGCCCGGCGCCGACATCGTCTTCTGCGACATCTACAAGGGGATCATGGACATCATCACCCATCCTGCCAGATTCG GATTTGATGAGACGAGGAAGGCGTGCTGTGGGCTGGGCCCGTTCGGGGGTACGGTGGGGTGCTTGACGAAGGAGATGGTGTGCCCCACCCCGCAGCGACACGTGTGGTGGGACCTGTATAGCCCCACCGAGGTAGTCACCTCCCTCCTCGCAAACTGGTCGTGGTCAGCGCCATCTCATTCCAACACCACCATCTGTCGTCCCATCACCTTGGAGATGTTGACCGGCCATATGTCTCCAATATCTCCTAGTAAGTCCTAA
- the LOC4351384 gene encoding protein DETOXIFICATION 21, whose translation MERPGDEHDDCRTAPLLEPKHAHGEGSNNDKQEEDEEEVGSLGPRVLVESKKLWVVAGPSICARFSTFGVTVISQAFIGHIGATELAGYALVSTVLMRFSGGILLGMASALETLCGQSYGAKQYHMLGIYLQRSWIVLLCCAVLLLPIYLFTTPLLIFLGQDPKIAAMAGTISLWYIPVMISNVGNFTLQMYLQAQSKNMIVTYLAMLNLGLHLFLSWLLTVQFHLGLAGVMGSMVIAYWIPVFGQLAFVFFGGCPLTWTGFSSAAFTELGAIVKLSLSSGVMLCVELWYNTILVLLTGYMKNAEIALDALSICLNINGWEMMISIGFLSATGVRVANELGAGSARRAKFAIFNVVTTSFSIGFMLFVLFLIFRGRLAYIFTESKVVADAVAELSPLLAFSILLNSIQPVLSGVAVGSGWQSVVAYVNVTSYYLFGIPIGVILGYVLGFQVKGIWIGMLLGTLVQTIVLLFITLRTDWEKQVEIARQRLNRWSMDENGRQQNPGENP comes from the exons ATGGAGAGGCCGGGTGATGAACATGATGACTGCAGGACGGCTCCTCTGCTGGAGCCTAAGCACGCTCATGGCGAAGGCAGCAACAACGACaagcaagaagaagatgaagaggagGTTGGGTCGTTGGGGCCGCGGGTGTTGGTGGAGAGCAAGAAGCTGTGGGTGGTGGCGGGTCCTTCCATCTGCGCGCGCTTCTCCACCTTCGGCGTCACCGTCATCAGCCAAGCCTTCATCGGCCACATCGGCGCCACCGAGCTCGCCGGATACGCTCTCGTCTCCACCGTCCTCATGCGCTTCAGCGGCGGCATCCTC CTAGGCATGGCAAGTGCATTGGAAACATTGTGTGGGCAATCATATGGCGCCAAGCAATACCACATGTTGGGCATCTATCTACAACGTTCATGGATAGTTCTCTTGTGTTGTgcagtcctcctcctcccgataTACCTCTTCACCACTCCACTCCTAATTTTTCTTGGCCAGGATCCTAAGATCGCTGCTATGGCCGGCACTATTTCATTGTGGTATATCCCTGTTATGATATCCAATGTTGGGAACTTCACGCTCCAAATGTACCTACAAGCACAGAGCAAGAACATGATTGTCACTTATCTTGCCATGCTCAATCTTGGGCTTCACCTTTTCCTATCATGGCTTTTAACGGTCCAGTTCCACCTTGGCCTTGCTGGGGTCATGGGCTCCATGGTCATTGCCTACTGGATTCCAGTATTTGGTCAGCTTGCTTTTGTCTTCTTTGGTGGTTGCCCTCTAACATGGACAGGATTCTCATCTGCTGCTTTTACTGAACTCGGTGCTATTGTCAAGCTTTCACTGTCTTCTGGAGTGATGCTTTG TGTGGAATTATGGTACAACACAATTTTGGTTCTCCTCACTGGTTATATGAAGAATGCAGAGATTGCTCTTGATGCTCTTTCAATATG CCTTAATATCAATGGTTGGGAGATGATGATTTCTATAGGGTTTTTATCTGCAACAGG AGTGCGGGTGGCAAATGAACTTGGAGCTGGAAGCGCAAGAAGGGCTAAGTTTGCCATTTTCAATGTGGTCACCACTTCTTTCTCGATAGGATTTATGTTGTTTGTGCTCTTCCTTATCTTTCGTGGAAGGCTTGCATACATATTTACTGAAAGTAAGGTAGTAGCAGATGCAGTTGCGGAGCTTTCTCCCTTGCTAGCCTTCTCCATTTTGTTGAATAGTATTCAACCAGTGCTCTCAG GTGTCGCTGTTGGATCAGGTTGGCAAAGTGTAGTTGCCTATGTTAATGTTACATCATATTACTTGTTCGGTATCCCTATTGGTGTAATACTAGGCTATGTGCTAGGATTTCAAGTAAAG GGCATTTGGATTGGTATGCTTCTTGGTACGCTAGTCCAGACTATTGTGCTTCTATTTATCACTCTTAGAACTGATTGGGAAAAACAG GTAGAGATTGCTCGACAGAGATTAAACCGCTGGTCTATGGATGAGAATGGGAGACAACAGAATCCGGGTGAAAATCCATGA